A single region of the Epinephelus moara isolate mb chromosome 14, YSFRI_EMoa_1.0, whole genome shotgun sequence genome encodes:
- the htr1d gene encoding 5-hydroxytryptamine receptor 1D has translation MELDNSSLDYFSSNFTEIPDTTTTPPWNETTLLGLQISLSALLALVTLATVLSNAFVIATIFLTRKLHTPANFLIGSLAVTDLLVSILVMPISIVYTVSKTWSLGQIVCDIWLSSDITFCTASILHLCVIALDRYWAITDALEYSKRRTMRRAAVMVGVVWVISISISMPPLFWRQAKAHEELTECMVNTDQISYTLYSTFGAFYVPTVLLIILYGRIYVAARSRIFKTPSASGKRFTTAQLIQTSAGSSLCSLNSASNQEAHLHSGSAGGGGGSPLFMNSVKVKLADSVLERKRLCAARERKATKTLGIILGAFIVCWLPFFVGTLVMAICKECWFDPVLFDIFTWLGYLNSLINPVIYTVFNDEFKQAFQKLIKFRRCS, from the coding sequence ATGGAGCTGGATAATAGCTCACTGGACTACTTTAGCAGCAACTTCACAGAGATTCCCGACACCACAACAACACCACCCTGGAACGAGACCACGCTGCTCGGCCTCCAGATCTCCCTGTCTGCACTCCTAGCTCTCGTCACCCTGGCTACTGTGCTCTCTAACGCCTTTGTCATTGCCACCATCTTTCTAACCAGGAAGCTCCACACCCCTGCTAACTTCCTGATCGGCTCCCTCGCCGTCACAGACCTGCTGGTGTCTATTTTAGTCATGCCAATCAGCATCGTCTACACCGTCAGCAAGACCTGGTCGCTGGGGCAGATTGTCTGCGACATCTGGCTGTCGTCTGATATCACCTTCTGCACGGCCTCCATCTTGCACCTGTGTGTGATCGCATTGGACCGCTACTGGGCCATCACAGACGCGCTGGAGTACTCAAAACGCCGCACCATGCGCCGGGCAGCAGTCATGGTTGGGGTGGTGTGGGTGATCTCCATATCGATTTCCATGCCTCCACTTTTCTGGCGGCAGGCCAAAGCCCACGAGGAGCTGACAGAGTGCATGGTGAATACTGATCAGATCTCTTACACCCTATACTCCACCTTCGGCGCCTTCTATGTCCCCACAGTGCTCCTCATCATCCTCTACGGACGGATCTATgtcgccgcccgctcccgcatcTTTAAGACACCTTCTGCCTCTGGGAAACGTTTCACCACAGCACAGCTCATCCAGACCTCTGCGGgctcctctctctgttctcttAATTCTGCCTCCAACCAGGAAGCACACCTACACTCTGGCAgcgcaggaggagggggagggtcGCCTCTGTTCATGAATAGTGTGAAAGTGAAGTTGGCAGACAGTGTGCTGGAGAGGAAACGTCTGTGCGCGGCTCGGGAGAGGAAAGCGACCAAGACGCTGGGCATCATCCTGGGTGCTTTCATTGTCTGTTGGCTCCCGTTCTTTGTGGGCACGCTCGTCATGGCCATATGTAAAGAGTGCTGGTTTGATCCAGTGCTTTTTGATATATTTACCTGGCTGGGATACCTGAACTCCCTCATCAATCCTGTTATCTACACCGTATTCAACGATGAGTTCAAACAGGCTTTCCAAAAACTCATTAAATTCAGACGATGCTCCTGA